The stretch of DNA GGTGAACTGGCTGATGATCTCGCTTTTGCCGCCGATGGCGCCGACGGGGAAGCCGCCGCCGATGATCTTCCCGAACGTCGTCACGTCGGGCTCGATGCCGAACTTCGACTGAGCACAGCCCAGCCCGCCGACGCGGAACCCCGTGATCACCTCGTCCCAGATGAGGAGGGAGCCGTAGTCGTCACAGAGATCGCGCAGCGTCTCGTGGTAGCCGTCGACGGGGTGGACGATCCCCTTGTTCGCGAGGATCGGCTCGACGAGCACGGCGGCGATGTCGTCGCCGTGCTTCTCGAACGCCTCGGTCGCGGCCTCGTGGTCGTTGAACGGCACCGGGATGGTGTGCTCGGCGAACTCGGTGGGGATTCCCTGCGTCGAGGGGCCGCGCTCGTCGATGTCGCCCTCCACGAGCGTGGAGTCGTTGGCGCCGTGGTAGGAGCCCTGCATCACGACGATCTTGTTCCGGCCCGTGTAGCCGCGGGCGAGCCGCGTCGCCGACACGGTGGCCTCGGTGCCGGAGTTGACGAAGCGGAGCATCTCCACGCTCGGGACGTGTCGCGCGACGAACTCGGCGTGCTCGACTTCGATCTCTGTCGGCATCCCGTACATCGGTCCCGCGCTCGCGTGGCGCTGGATCTCCGACTGGACCTGTTCGGGCAGGTCGTGGCCCAGCAGGAGCGGACCGAGCCCCATCACCCAGTCGACGTAGCGGTTGCCGTCGGCGTCGATCAGGTGGCCGCCCTCCCCGTGGTCGGCAAAGGGGGGATACGGCTCGATCGCTGCCCGGACCGAGGAGTTCACGCCGCCGGGCATGACCGACAGCGCGCGGTCGTAGAGCTCGCCTGAGCGCTCGTGGTTCATACGTCGGGGCTCGGGCCGGACGGCGAAAGAAGCTAACGGGTTCGGCAGAGGGGGCCGCGTCCCCCGGCTCAGGCCGCCGGGAGCCGGAGCGTGACGACCGTGCCGCCCTCGGTGGACGAGCCGAACTCCAGCCGCCCGTCGGCGGCATCGACGACCGCCTGCGCGACCCAGAGCCCCAGCCCGGAGCCGTGGGTGAGCTGGGTGATCTCGGTGTCGCCGGTGACGACCTGGTACTCCTCCTCGGGGATGCCCGGACCGTTGTCCCGGATCTCGATCGCGACGCGGCCGTCCTCGCGGGCTGCGGTGACGGTGACCTCGGGCTCCTCGGCGCCGTGGACGACGCCGTTCTCGACGAGCTCCGCCAGCGCGTCCGTAAGCGCGGGGTCCGAACGGACCGTCACCCCCTCCAACACGTCGACCGTGAGGTCGGCGTCGGGATGGGCGTCGGCCACCGCGGCCACTGCCTCCTTCGCGTCGGCCCGGATCGACCGTTCCTCGAGCCCGCTCCCGCGGCGATCGTAGATGCTCATCACGGTGTCGGCCTCCTCGGCGAGCTCGCCGACGGTCTCGACGTGCCGCTTGAGCGTCTCCGCGGAGTCGACGACCCCCTGATCCTCGGCGACTGCAGCGATCTGGTCGGCGTGACCGAGCATCACCGTCGCCTCGTTCCGTAGGTTGTGCCGGAGCACGCGGTTCAGCACCGCCAGCTTCCGGCGCTCGGCGGCCAGTTCCTCCGCCCGGACACGCCGAGCGTCGTAGACGCCGATGATGACGTGGGCCGCCGCGCCGATCGCGAGCAGGTTCGCGATCGTGAACGCCCGGTCGACCGGGGCGGCGCCGGCGTTGCGCTGGTAGGCGAACAGGCCGAGCATCACCGCTCCCAGCACGACGATCCCGAGCACGTTCCAGATCGCGATCCGGATCGCGTTGCGGTTGCTGAAGTTGCTGTGGTAGAGGCTGTACCCCGCAGCGACCAGCCCGGTCGAGACCACCGTGCCGAGCAGCGAGAGCGCGAGCCCGACCGGCCCGAGCCCCGGCGTCAGCAGGACGGTGATGTTCGGGATCAGCAGGACGACCCCCGTCAGGACGACGATAGCGCTCGCGACCAGCCGGACGGGCCCACGGTCGGGCTCGCGGTCGCTCTCCACGTCGGGGTTGAAGCCGATCTCTCGCAGGAGCACGGCGACGATACCCCCGCTCCCTCCTGATTCCACCATAGATCCGTCTGTCCCACCGGCCGCATCAAGCTGTCGGCGGTGTCACAACGAACCCGATAAGGCCCTCCCCGCGCCAGTTCCGGCCATGACCGAGTACTTCGAGGTGCACGGGCGCGACGGCGCCGCCCGCCTCGGCGAACTTCGCCTCGCCGACCCCGTCACGACGCCGGCCACGGTCGACGAGGTGACCGAAGACGCCGGCTCCCTCTGGGCCGAGGACCGCGAGCTCCCCGACGGCGCCGACGACCGCCTCACGATCCTCCCCCACCGCGCGTTCCCGCCGGGCACCCGCGAGCCCGTCCGGGAGTCGTTCCGCGTCGACCACCCCGAGATCGACGCCCCCAGCGCCGCCGTCGTCTCCAGCGAGGAGGCCCGGGACGTGGGTGCCGACGCCTACCTGCTCTCGGACGCCAACGGCTTCGTCGGCCACGCCGCGGCGTTCAAAGACGCGATCGTCCGCACCCGCGAGGCGATCCCCGCCGACACCGCGCTCTACCTCTCCGGCGTCGCGACGCCGCGCAACGTCGCGACGCTCGTCTACGCCGGCGTGGATCTCGTCGACGCGAAGAAAGCGAAGGTCCGCGGCGCGGAGGGGTTCTACCTCACCAGCGAGGGCGAGCGGTTCCTCGAAGACCTCCGAGAGCTTCCCTGCTCGTGTTCGGCCTGCCAGCAGCCGATCGAGGAGTTCGACCGCCGGGACTGCGCGGAGCACAACGTCAACGCACTGCGCACCGAACTCCGGGTCGTCCGCGAGCGCATCCGCGAGGGGCGCCTCCGGGACTACGTCGAGGGGCAGGCCCGCCACGACCAGTGGCTCACTGCGGCGTTCCGGGAGTTCGATCAGCAGTACGAGTACGTCGAGGAGCGCGCCCCCGTGGTCCGGGACAGCGAACTCGCGGCCGCAAGCGGCGACAGCATCCGCCGGCCCGAGATCCAGCGCTTCGCCGAGCGCGTGACCGAACGTTATCGGGCCGAGTTCGACGGGCCGCTCGTGCTGGTGCCTTGCTCGGCGACGAAGCCGTACAGCGAGTCCCAGAGCCACCGACAGTTCCACGACGCGATCCAGTGGCGCGGCCACCTCGCGTCGATGACCTCGCCCATCGGCGTCGTCCCGCAGGAGCTGGAGCTCACCTACCCGGCCCAGCAGTACGACACCGTCGTCACCGGCCGCTGGAGCGCCGACGAGAAGGAGTTCGTCTCGGCGGTGCTGCGGCGCTACCTCGAACGGAACGACTACGATCGCGTGATCGCCCACGTCCCGCCGGGCGGCTACACCGACATCTGCGAGACGGTCGAGCCCGCCGTCGACGCCGAGTTCGAGTACACTGTCGGCGACCACCCCACGACCGACGAGTCGCTCGACGCGCTCTCGGCGGCGCTGGAGGGGGAAGAAGCGTACCAGAAGCGCACTCGCGAACACCGGATCGTCCGCGCGATGGCCGACTACCAGCTCGGCGAGGGCGCGGGCGAGGCGCTGTTCCCGAGCGACGAGATTCAGACCACCAGTCGCTACCCTAAGCTGCAGGTCCGCGACAGCGAGGGCGAGCAGTTGGCGACGATGGTGCCCAACTACGGCGTGCTCTCCTTTACCACCGCGGGCGCCCGGAAGTGGGCCGAGAGCGACGCGCCGAGCAAGACCGTCGAGATCGACGAGTTCGTCCCCCACGGCAGCGTGCTCGCGCCGGGCGTCGTCGACGCCGACGAGGAGATCCGCACGGGCGACGAAGTGATCGTCGACGGCCCGAAGGCGTTCGGCGTCGGCCGGGCGTCGATGTTCGGCGAGGAGATGCTCGAGTCGAGTCGCGGGATCGCGGTCGAGACGCGGCACGTCGACGAGATTTGAACGCTTCGTCTGCCTCCGAGCGCGTCGCACTCGTGACCGTCGACGCCACCTGACCACGGTAGATTTTTCAGGATTCCTGACGCGTCTCCGGACATGGTCCCGCTCAAGTCCTGGCCGGGCATCGCGCTCGTCCTCGTAGTCTCGCTCGGACTCGCCGCCCTCACCGCAGTGCTCTCGCTGGGCGCCCTCCCCGCGGTCGTCCTCATCCTCGGCTGGTTCATCGTCGCGCCGGCGCTGGCGATCCTCACGTACTACGAGGACGATGCCGACGGCGATCCTGAAGCGGCCGACGACCCCGTAGCGACGCTGCGGGAGCGCTACGCCCGCGGCGAGCTCACCGAGGCGGAGTTCGAACGGCAACTGGACACGCTGCTGGAGACCGAAGGCACCGAACAGCCCTCGAACCGGGATCGGGAGCGGACCGTGGTCGAGGAGCGGTAACGACGTCACGGGAGCCGCCGAAACGGCGAAGGGCCCGGAGCGAGAGAGACGGACGATGGCACGCGTCGAGACAGCTGCGCGACTCCACTTCGGCTTCGGCAACCTCGCGCTGGCACACGACCGGCTCTACGGCGCGCTGGGCGTCGCGCTCGATCGCCCGACGCTCGCCGTCGAGGCGACGACCGCCGAGGCGGTGGTCTGCGACGACGAGGTGGCCGCTGAGTACGCCGAGCGCGTCTGCGAGCTGCTCGATCTACCCGGTGCAGCGGTGTCTGTCGAGAGCGACCTCCCCCGCCACGCCGGGCTCGGCAGCGGCACGCAGACCGCGCTGGCCGTGCTCGCGGCGATCGCCCGGGCGTACGGCCGCGCGCCAGCAGCCCGTGAGCGCGCGCCCGATCTCGGCCGCGGGGGCCGCTCGGGCGTCGGCGTCGCGACGTTCGAACAGGGCGGGTTCGTGCTCGACGCCGGCCACCCCGCGGCGCTGTTCACGGCCGACGCGCCCGAGGTGGGGGCGTGGGAGGTACCGGCGGTGTCCGCGCGCCACCCCGTCCCCGGCGACTGGCGGTTCCTCGTCGTCGTCCCCGACGCTTCGGCGGGACGAAGCGGCGACGACGAGGACGCCTCGATGCGCCGGACGGTCGCCGACGCCGAGTCCGAACTCGCCGACCGGATCGCGGGCGTCGTGGTCCGCGGGGTGCTACCCGCGGTCGCGGCCGGCGACGCCGCCCGTTTCGGCGACGCCGTGAGCGAGGTCGGTCGGCTCAACGGCGCGTGGTACGCCGACGAGCAGGGCGGCACCTACCGACCCCCGGTGGGGAGCGTCGTCGACGCGCTCTCCTCGTCGGCCGCGGTGTACGGCGCCGGCCAGTCGTCGTGGGGGCCGGCGGTGTACGGCGTCACCGACGCCGCACACGCCGACGCTGCCCGCGAGGCCGGAGCGGACGCGCTCGAGGCGACGGGCGTCGGGGGGGAGGTACTCGTCGCTGCGGGGCGTAACCGCGGGGCGTCGATCGACTAACGGCTCCGGACCGCGGCCGACACGGGAACCCTTTATACGGCCGGCGTGCCCTCGAAGAGCTATGGAGCGGCTACCGCTGGGCGTCGCGCGCATCGACAGCATCCTCCGCGGCGGGGCGCCGCCGGGGAGCACCCTGCTCGCGGCCGGGGAGTCCGGGGCGGGCGCCCGCGAGTTCGCCCACACCGCGGCGGCGATGAACGCGCTGTACGACGCCGACCCGGAGCTGTTCGACCTCTACTACGGCGATCTGCCCGATCGGTCGGTCGTCCCGCCGGAGGTCCACTACGTCTCCTTCACCGCCGACGCCGACGAGATCGCCCGCGAGATGCAGCACTCGATGGACGACGACATCGTCGAGGCGGCGACCGAACACATGCAGTTCCGCGACCTCTCCCCGGAGTACTTCCAGCTTTCGCCGATTCCGCGGGAGTGGTACATGGGCGAGGCCCAGACGATCGAGGACCTCGGGAAATCCGAGGGGACCGAGGACGTGCTCGGCGCGCTCGGGGACTACCTCAACGAGAACGCCACGGGCAACCTCGTCGTGCTCGACTCGATCTCCGACCTCGTCGGCGCGATGGGCGAGGACGTGGAGTGGAACGACATCACGACGCTGCTCCGCGGGCTCACCAAGGCCTCCCACACCTGGGACGGCCTGATCATCATGATCGTCAACCGCGACGCGATCACCCGCACGGAGTTCGGGCAGTTGATGGACGCCTCCGAGGGGACGTTCGAGTTCTCGTGGGAGTCCGGCGGCTCCCAGCGCGCCCGGACGATGGTCGTCCGGCAGTTCCGGGGGGTGCTCTCCCAACTGGAGGCCGAGAACATCGTCCGCTTCGAGACCGAGATCCACGAGGGCGGCTTCGACGTGAGCGACGTGCGGAAGATCCGCTAGTACCGCTCGTACCCCGCGGTGTCGAGGTAGTTGTGCGCGACCGTGATCGTGTGGTCGGCGTGGAGCAGCTCCGGGCCCACCCGGACTCGCTGGTCCGCGTTCTCCGCTAGCAGCTCCGCCTCCGACTCGGCGAAGTCGTGGTGATCGGAGAGCACGAACAGCGGGTCCGCCGGCGGTTCGACTTCCGGGAGCGGCTCGCCGTCCTCGTGGAGTTGGACGACCGTCGCGTCCCGAGCGACGCGCTCGAACGTCGCCTCGACGCCCATCCGGTAGAGCGAGACGCCCGGACTCGTCTCGACCGGCTGGTGGCCGATCGCCTCCCGCTTCTCCTCCAGTGCGCCGCGGATCAACGCCGCCGTCGAGCGCTCGTCGGGGTTGAGCCGGCGGAGGTCGGCGCCGTCGAAGGTGACGGTGTACTCGTCGGCGAGCACGAGGTGGACCTGTACGTCCTCTCGGAGGTCGTGTGAGAGGAAGAACGCGGCGTTGACACAGCGACACAGCACGTCCAGCCGGCCGGCGCCGCCGGCGATGTCGTCGAGCGAGAACGACGGCTCGGTCGGGGCGTCGTGCCCGACGACGAGGAACTGGCGCATGGTCTGAGACCCGCGCCCCGAGCGGGAAGCAGTTACGTTCTTCAGTACCCCTGTGCGTTCCCGTCCTTCCGGGGCTCGGTCGCGCCCGACAGCGTGCCGTCCTCGTTCCGGACGATCTGGGCGCCGCCGAACAGGCCGGGGTAGAGCACCCGCACGTCGTGGCCTTTCCGGGTGAGCTTCGTCAGCAGCTCGTTGCCGTCGCCCAGTCGCTCCTCAACGGCCAGCGTGCCGTCCTCCCGGTAGCGCCAGCGCGGCAGGTCCAGTGCGGCCTGCAGCGGCAGGTCGTAGTCGACGATGTTCGAGATCACCTGCAGGTGGCCCTGTGGCTGCATGAACCCGCCCATCACGCCGAAGGCGGCCCAGTCCTCCGTCTCGTCGTCATCGGCCGCGAAGTCCGCGATCGCGGGGACCAGCGTGTGGAACGGGCGCTTCCCGGGCTCGATGTGGTTGGGGTGGTCCTCGTCGAGCGAGAACGACGCGCCGCGGTTCTGGAGCGCGATCCCCGTGTCGCCCGCGACCAGTCCGGAGCCGAAGCCGGCGAAGCGGGAGTTGATGAAGGAGACGACGTTCCCCTCCCCGTCTGCAACACAGAGGAGGACGGTGTCGGCGTCCTCGGCGTTGCTCCCCTCGACGCCGAAGCTCACGTCGTGGTTGGCGGTCTCGCCGATGAGGTCGGCGCGCTCTTTCGCCCAGTCTTCCGAACCCAGCGGCGGGTGGTCCTCGTACTCGGGATCGGTGATGTAGTGGTGGCCGTCCGCGAACGCGACCTTCATCGCCTCCGCGAAGTAGTGGACGCGCTCGGGGCTGTCGAGGTCGTGCTCGCCGGCGCCGATCTCCTCGGCGACGTTGAGTGCCTCCAGCGCGATCAGTCCCTGGTTGTTCGGCGGGAGCTCGTACACCTCGGCGCCGTTGTACGTCGTCGACACCGGGTCGAGGAGCTCGGGCTCGAAGTCGGCGAGGTCCTCGGTCGTCATGAACCCGCCCTTCGACTGCACCTCCTCGGCGATCTTCTCGGCGATCTCGCCCTCGTAGAACGCGTCGGCGCCCTCCTCGGCGATGGTCTGGAGGGACTCACCGAGTCGGGGGAGCGTGACCTCCTGCCCCGTGCTCGGCGCCTCGCCATCGAACAGGTACGCCTCGCGGGCGTGCTCGTCGGTGAACAGCTCCTCGCCGTGCTGCCACTGGGACGCGATGACCTCGGAGACGGGGTACCCCTCGGTCGCGTAGCGGATCGCCGGCTGGAGCAGTTCGGCCAGCCCCTTGTTGCCGAACTCCTCGGCGGTGAGCTCCCAGCCCCGCGCGGTACCCGGGACGGTCACGGCCTGTGCGCCGGTCATCGGCATCTCGGCCTCCTCGGGCTCGATCTCCTCGTCGGACTCCGCGGCGACGGCCTCGCGGACGTTCTCGAGCGTCGCGTCGGCGGGCGCGCCACCACAGGAGCGCATCGCGCCCACGTCGCCGTCGGCGGTTTTGTACAGTGCGAACACGTCGCCGCCCAGCCCCGTAGAGGTGGGCTCGACGACGTTCAGCGCGGCCGCGGTCGCGACCGCGGCGTCGAACGCGTTGCCGCCGTCGCGCAGGACGGAGATCCCCGCCTGTGAGGCGAGGGGTTGGCTGGTCGCGACGACGCCCTCCGCGCCGTAGACGGTCGACCGGCGCGAAGTGAAGCGGTCTAAGTCCGGTTCAGACATGGCTGGCAGTTGGAGCAGCCGACGCAAAAAGGGATAGGACCGGGCGGGCTCTGCCGGGGCCTGTCGGCTCTCGGTGCCGGAAACCGAGGTATCCGTTCAGCTACCGAACCACCGTCACCGGACACGGGCTACGCCGGACGACGGTTTCGGCGACGCTGCCCAGCAGCACGCGCGTGACGCCCGTCCGGCCGTGGCTGCCGAGCACGATGTGGTCGACGTCCTCCTCGTCGGCGTAGTCGACGATCGCCCGGGCCGGCCGGTCGGTGACGCGGACGGTGTCGATTTCGTGGCCCTGCTCGGCGGCGTGTTCGACGGCGTCGTTGAGGATGTCGTCCGCACGCTCGTTCGCCTGTTCGATCCACTCACCGGGGTAGCCTCCTTCGGCCCCCGGCGCGGCGCTGTAGCCGGCCGCGATGGGGTCGACCGCGGTCAGCGCGACGATCTCGTCGTCGGGGAACTGTTCGAGTGCGTGGTCGAGCGCGACCTCGGACTGTGGCGATCCGTCGACGGGGACGAGTACGGTCTTGGGCACGAATACTTGGTCGGATTCGTGGAGCGAAAAACTACCGGCCAGTTCCCGATCGGCGGGACTGGATCGGCGCGTCTCGAACTCCCTGCGGCGTCGAGATCCCTGCTCGCGGTATAGCCCGAACGGTCACTCGCCGCAGTTCAGTACGACAGAGCCACGGCGTAGGCTCCGTGCTCGCGCGACGGAACGCGCGACAGGTCGCGTGCCGTGGTTACAGTTCGACAGAGCCACGGGGTAGGCTCCGTGCTCGCGGCACAGAGGCCGCGAGCGGTCGCGTGCCGTGGTTTCAGTTCGACAGAGCCACGGCATGGGTTCCGTCGCTGCGACACGGGGTCTCTCGCCGTGGCTCAGTAGGGCCACCGCCCGCCCATCTTCAATTCCTGTACGTACCCCTCGTCGATCGCGTCGCGGGTCTCCTCGCGGCTGCGGGACTCGACCTCGAACTCCCCCTGTGCCGCGCGGTACACTGCCTCCGTCACCAGCGTCGCCACGTCGCGCAGATCCCGGGAGTCGAGCTTGTCCAGCGTGTCGGCGTGGGTGTGCCCCCAGCCGCGGCCGGACTGGTCGGAGCTGGTACCGGTCATCGTCGCTGGCACGCCCTCCTGGACGAACGCCCACTGGTCGCCGTGGGGAGAGATCGTCGACCCCGTCGAGATCGGCGCATCGAAGTCGGCGGCGACCGAGCGGAACAGCTCGCCGAGCTCGTCGAACCCGTTCGTGCCGACGCGGAGGGTCCGGGAGCTACAGGCGCCGTCGAGGTTGATCACGCACTTCACGTTCGAGAGGTCGGTCGTCTCCGCACAGTGGTACGCGCCGCGCAGGCCGATCTCCTCGGAGCCGAACGTAACCAGCCGGACGCGGCTGTCGAGGTCGTCGGCGACCTGCGAGAGCAGTCGGCCGACCTCGGCGACGAGCACCGAGCCGGCGCCGTTGTCGTTGGCGCCGTCGGCGATGTCGTGGGCGTCGACGTGGGCGGTCACGAGCACCTCGTCCGCATTGCCCCCCTCGTCGGGGCCCTCCGGGCCGACGAACGCCTCGACGTTCCGGGAGGTCGCGGGCTCGTTCCGGCAGTCCACGTCGACGGTCACCTCGCAGTCGCCGTCGGCGGCGTAGCGCGCCAGTCGCGCGCCGACCTCCTTCGAGACGCCGACGGCGGGGATCGGGCCGGGGCGGTTGTTGTAGCCGACCTCGCCCGTCGGCGGCAGTGCGCCCTCGATGTGGTTCCGGAACACGAACGCGACCGCGCCGTGATCTGCGGCGTTGACGTACTTCTCCATCCGGTGGAGCCAGCGGTCGGCCGACTCGGGGGTGTCGCTCGTGGCCATCGCGATCGCGCCATCGAGCTCGGCGCTCTTAGCCTCGAACTCCTCGTAGGTGCCGTCGCCGACGTCGACGATCGGCGCCGTCGCCTCGCCCGCGGGCGTGCCCGGGAGCGCGACGACCTGGTGACTCCCCTCGTGGACGCGCTCGCTCGGCGACTCGACTGTCAGCGACGACTCACCGCGCCACCAGCCGGGGATCTCGAACTCCTCGACGTGGGGGTTCTGGAGCCCGGCCGTCTCGAACGCCTCGCGGATGATCTCGGCGCCGGCTGCCTCGCCGGTCTGCCCGGCCATGCGGTTGCCCACGTCGACGAGCTCTTCGAGCCGGTTCCACGCGAACAGGCTCGTCTGTGCGTCGCCGACGACGGCGTCGGGTAGATGGACCATATTCGACGCTGTTTCGGCCGTGGGATAAAGGGGTGCGGGTCGCGGAAAGAGCGAGGGACCGGGAGCCCTTGACCGGGGCACTCGCTACTCCCTCTGTTCCGTTCTCACAATGGTCTCACGGATCCTCGAATGCGGTCAAATGGCCGGATCCGATATACATCGTCCCGTCGACGATCGCTGGACGTGCCTCCCCGCGGAACGACTTGTCGTTCCACAGCTCCTCCCCCGTTTCGGGGTCGAAAGCACGCAGGATGCCGGCGCCGATGTAGAGCGTCTCGTCCGCCACGACCGGGCGAGCACCTTGGGAGGTCGGAACGTCGACCTTCCATCGAACCGAGCCGTCAATCGCGTCGACCGCGTAGATATTGTCTTCCCACGTCGAGAAGAAGAGGGTCCCGTCGTCCAGTGCTGGCGAGGAGTCGATACCGCCTTCGGCTTTGAAGTTCCATCGCTCGTCGCCTGACTCCGCATCGAGCGCGTACAGTCGCTCGTCGTGAGCGCCGGCGTACACCACGCCGTCGCTCACCGCGATCGCGTTGAACACGCCGC from Halolamina sediminis encodes:
- the ggt gene encoding gamma-glutamyltransferase, with amino-acid sequence MSEPDLDRFTSRRSTVYGAEGVVATSQPLASQAGISVLRDGGNAFDAAVATAAALNVVEPTSTGLGGDVFALYKTADGDVGAMRSCGGAPADATLENVREAVAAESDEEIEPEEAEMPMTGAQAVTVPGTARGWELTAEEFGNKGLAELLQPAIRYATEGYPVSEVIASQWQHGEELFTDEHAREAYLFDGEAPSTGQEVTLPRLGESLQTIAEEGADAFYEGEIAEKIAEEVQSKGGFMTTEDLADFEPELLDPVSTTYNGAEVYELPPNNQGLIALEALNVAEEIGAGEHDLDSPERVHYFAEAMKVAFADGHHYITDPEYEDHPPLGSEDWAKERADLIGETANHDVSFGVEGSNAEDADTVLLCVADGEGNVVSFINSRFAGFGSGLVAGDTGIALQNRGASFSLDEDHPNHIEPGKRPFHTLVPAIADFAADDDETEDWAAFGVMGGFMQPQGHLQVISNIVDYDLPLQAALDLPRWRYREDGTLAVEERLGDGNELLTKLTRKGHDVRVLYPGLFGGAQIVRNEDGTLSGATEPRKDGNAQGY
- a CDS encoding beta-ribofuranosylaminobenzene 5'-phosphate synthase family protein codes for the protein MARVETAARLHFGFGNLALAHDRLYGALGVALDRPTLAVEATTAEAVVCDDEVAAEYAERVCELLDLPGAAVSVESDLPRHAGLGSGTQTALAVLAAIARAYGRAPAARERAPDLGRGGRSGVGVATFEQGGFVLDAGHPAALFTADAPEVGAWEVPAVSARHPVPGDWRFLVVVPDASAGRSGDDEDASMRRTVADAESELADRIAGVVVRGVLPAVAAGDAARFGDAVSEVGRLNGAWYADEQGGTYRPPVGSVVDALSSSAAVYGAGQSSWGPAVYGVTDAAHADAAREAGADALEATGVGGEVLVAAGRNRGASID
- a CDS encoding sensor histidine kinase, with the translated sequence MVESGGSGGIVAVLLREIGFNPDVESDREPDRGPVRLVASAIVVLTGVVLLIPNITVLLTPGLGPVGLALSLLGTVVSTGLVAAGYSLYHSNFSNRNAIRIAIWNVLGIVVLGAVMLGLFAYQRNAGAAPVDRAFTIANLLAIGAAAHVIIGVYDARRVRAEELAAERRKLAVLNRVLRHNLRNEATVMLGHADQIAAVAEDQGVVDSAETLKRHVETVGELAEEADTVMSIYDRRGSGLEERSIRADAKEAVAAVADAHPDADLTVDVLEGVTVRSDPALTDALAELVENGVVHGAEEPEVTVTAAREDGRVAIEIRDNGPGIPEEEYQVVTGDTEITQLTHGSGLGLWVAQAVVDAADGRLEFGSSTEGGTVVTLRLPAA
- the trmY gene encoding tRNA (pseudouridine(54)-N(1))-methyltransferase TrmY — translated: MRQFLVVGHDAPTEPSFSLDDIAGGAGRLDVLCRCVNAAFFLSHDLREDVQVHLVLADEYTVTFDGADLRRLNPDERSTAALIRGALEEKREAIGHQPVETSPGVSLYRMGVEATFERVARDATVVQLHEDGEPLPEVEPPADPLFVLSDHHDFAESEAELLAENADQRVRVGPELLHADHTITVAHNYLDTAGYERY
- a CDS encoding M28 family peptidase yields the protein MVHLPDAVVGDAQTSLFAWNRLEELVDVGNRMAGQTGEAAGAEIIREAFETAGLQNPHVEEFEIPGWWRGESSLTVESPSERVHEGSHQVVALPGTPAGEATAPIVDVGDGTYEEFEAKSAELDGAIAMATSDTPESADRWLHRMEKYVNAADHGAVAFVFRNHIEGALPPTGEVGYNNRPGPIPAVGVSKEVGARLARYAADGDCEVTVDVDCRNEPATSRNVEAFVGPEGPDEGGNADEVLVTAHVDAHDIADGANDNGAGSVLVAEVGRLLSQVADDLDSRVRLVTFGSEEIGLRGAYHCAETTDLSNVKCVINLDGACSSRTLRVGTNGFDELGELFRSVAADFDAPISTGSTISPHGDQWAFVQEGVPATMTGTSSDQSGRGWGHTHADTLDKLDSRDLRDVATLVTEAVYRAAQGEFEVESRSREETRDAIDEGYVQELKMGGRWPY
- a CDS encoding RAD55 family ATPase, giving the protein MERLPLGVARIDSILRGGAPPGSTLLAAGESGAGAREFAHTAAAMNALYDADPELFDLYYGDLPDRSVVPPEVHYVSFTADADEIAREMQHSMDDDIVEAATEHMQFRDLSPEYFQLSPIPREWYMGEAQTIEDLGKSEGTEDVLGALGDYLNENATGNLVVLDSISDLVGAMGEDVEWNDITTLLRGLTKASHTWDGLIIMIVNRDAITRTEFGQLMDASEGTFEFSWESGGSQRARTMVVRQFRGVLSQLEAENIVRFETEIHEGGFDVSDVRKIR
- the arcS gene encoding archaeosine synthase subunit alpha; the encoded protein is MTEYFEVHGRDGAARLGELRLADPVTTPATVDEVTEDAGSLWAEDRELPDGADDRLTILPHRAFPPGTREPVRESFRVDHPEIDAPSAAVVSSEEARDVGADAYLLSDANGFVGHAAAFKDAIVRTREAIPADTALYLSGVATPRNVATLVYAGVDLVDAKKAKVRGAEGFYLTSEGERFLEDLRELPCSCSACQQPIEEFDRRDCAEHNVNALRTELRVVRERIREGRLRDYVEGQARHDQWLTAAFREFDQQYEYVEERAPVVRDSELAAASGDSIRRPEIQRFAERVTERYRAEFDGPLVLVPCSATKPYSESQSHRQFHDAIQWRGHLASMTSPIGVVPQELELTYPAQQYDTVVTGRWSADEKEFVSAVLRRYLERNDYDRVIAHVPPGGYTDICETVEPAVDAEFEYTVGDHPTTDESLDALSAALEGEEAYQKRTREHRIVRAMADYQLGEGAGEALFPSDEIQTTSRYPKLQVRDSEGEQLATMVPNYGVLSFTTAGARKWAESDAPSKTVEIDEFVPHGSVLAPGVVDADEEIRTGDEVIVDGPKAFGVGRASMFGEEMLESSRGIAVETRHVDEI
- the hemL gene encoding glutamate-1-semialdehyde 2,1-aminomutase — encoded protein: MNHERSGELYDRALSVMPGGVNSSVRAAIEPYPPFADHGEGGHLIDADGNRYVDWVMGLGPLLLGHDLPEQVQSEIQRHASAGPMYGMPTEIEVEHAEFVARHVPSVEMLRFVNSGTEATVSATRLARGYTGRNKIVVMQGSYHGANDSTLVEGDIDERGPSTQGIPTEFAEHTIPVPFNDHEAATEAFEKHGDDIAAVLVEPILANKGIVHPVDGYHETLRDLCDDYGSLLIWDEVITGFRVGGLGCAQSKFGIEPDVTTFGKIIGGGFPVGAIGGKSEIISQFTPAGDVFQAGTFSGHPVTMAAGLETLRFAAENDVYEHVDSLGEQLREGLTEIVREQAPSYTVAGTDSMFKLLFTRDGPENVDDTCAGGCKQTESCPRYDDCPKTGADVAAAETDRWRRRFWPAMKEQGVFLSQNQFESQFVSYGHTEADVEKTLEAYREAL
- a CDS encoding universal stress protein, producing MPKTVLVPVDGSPQSEVALDHALEQFPDDEIVALTAVDPIAAGYSAAPGAEGGYPGEWIEQANERADDILNDAVEHAAEQGHEIDTVRVTDRPARAIVDYADEEDVDHIVLGSHGRTGVTRVLLGSVAETVVRRSPCPVTVVR
- a CDS encoding SHOCT domain-containing protein, which produces MVPLKSWPGIALVLVVSLGLAALTAVLSLGALPAVVLILGWFIVAPALAILTYYEDDADGDPEAADDPVATLRERYARGELTEAEFERQLDTLLETEGTEQPSNRDRERTVVEER